The following are encoded together in the Pseudoxanthomonas sp. YR558 genome:
- a CDS encoding VWA domain-containing protein: protein MSLSLPTLQLLQDGYAGFAWPWAWLVFPLPWLVRWALPARRAQMDALKVPYGNAVQAIAAQGGRGLQGRGAALAWLVWFLLCAAVARPQQFGDAVTPPVSGRDLMLAVDLSGSMTEPDMELGGAVVDRLTAAKAVLADFLDRRDGDRVGLLVFGQRAYAMTPLTRDLQTVREQLRDAVAGLAGRETAIGDAIALAVRRLRTQQEGQRVLILLTDGVNSAGVLTPQKAAELAKEERVRIHTIAFGSDGGMSLFGIPLPMPASSPEDIDEATLRDVAAQTGGRFYRARDTGELAGIYAELDRLEPVQQAGKAVRPRIERYAWPLAAALGFALLAFAWPRRRV from the coding sequence ATGAGCCTTTCGCTGCCGACATTGCAGCTGCTGCAGGACGGCTATGCCGGCTTCGCATGGCCTTGGGCGTGGTTGGTGTTTCCGTTGCCTTGGCTGGTGCGCTGGGCATTGCCCGCACGTCGCGCGCAGATGGATGCCCTCAAGGTGCCCTATGGCAACGCCGTGCAGGCGATCGCCGCACAGGGTGGCCGGGGGCTGCAGGGTCGTGGTGCGGCGCTGGCGTGGCTGGTGTGGTTCCTGCTGTGTGCTGCGGTCGCGCGACCCCAACAATTCGGCGACGCCGTGACGCCGCCGGTGAGCGGGCGCGACCTGATGCTGGCCGTCGATCTCTCGGGCAGCATGACCGAGCCCGACATGGAGCTCGGCGGTGCTGTCGTCGATCGGCTTACCGCAGCGAAGGCCGTGCTCGCTGATTTCCTGGATCGCCGTGATGGCGATCGCGTGGGATTGCTGGTGTTCGGCCAACGCGCCTACGCGATGACACCGCTGACCCGCGATCTGCAGACCGTGCGCGAACAACTGCGCGATGCCGTGGCCGGGCTCGCTGGCCGCGAAACCGCGATCGGCGATGCCATCGCGCTGGCGGTGCGTCGACTGCGCACGCAGCAGGAAGGCCAGCGCGTGCTGATCCTGCTGACCGATGGTGTGAACTCCGCCGGCGTGCTGACGCCACAAAAGGCGGCGGAACTGGCGAAGGAGGAGCGCGTGCGCATCCACACCATCGCCTTCGGCAGCGATGGCGGAATGAGCTTGTTCGGCATTCCGTTGCCGATGCCGGCCAGTTCGCCGGAAGATATCGACGAGGCGACCCTCCGTGATGTCGCCGCGCAAACCGGGGGCCGTTTCTACCGCGCGCGCGATACCGGCGAACTTGCCGGCATTTACGCCGAGTTGGACCGCCTGGAGCCGGTGCAGCAGGCGGGCAAGGCCGTGCGTCCGCGCATCGAGCGTTATGCGTGGCCGTTGGCCGCCGCGCTGGGCTTCGCGCTACTGGCGTTCGCGTGGCCGCGGAGGCGCGTATGA
- a CDS encoding VWA domain-containing protein, with protein sequence MSAFWHALHFLRPHWLWALLALPLLAWWWRAQRHRLNAWQGHVDPHLLRHLLVRGGRSARTGMIAAALAYALAVLTLAGPSWRQGEQPLWQAQRPLVLVLDLSSRITTPDLPPSRLLQVRAKLARLLDARAGSPVALVVYADDAFTVAPMTDDAANIRLYLDELSPEIMPVDGQRADRGIAWATRLLSQADFHNGDILVLTDRAGGEASTAASAARGKGYTVSVLGLGTPAGAAYRGTDGTIGHAALDAGSLRALAAAGGGRYEPASTDDGDFAALGIAAPALDAVGVSTAPGGGKAWRDEGYWLLIPLMALALLWFRRGAVLVLVGALWLPMASPARAAGVDWWQRSDQATHAQLQRGADAYRQGDYASAEQSFNGIDTAEGQYNLGNALAKQQRYDDAVAAYDRALRLQPGMADAVANRSAVDAARKRPPSPGDGQGKPGQQGSGDQASSGAKGDASDGKQAGQRQKPSPQDASTSPSGKPGQAQAGKGTPPQRTPPKPSPDPAAQAAADAAQRERMRAAMGERDGQRAEKPSQNAPAVQTETAEQRERRQAVDAWLKRVPDEPGSLLKAKFRLEHDRRQKEGQ encoded by the coding sequence ATGAGCGCTTTCTGGCATGCGCTGCATTTCCTGCGCCCGCATTGGCTGTGGGCCTTGCTCGCGCTGCCGCTGCTGGCGTGGTGGTGGCGCGCGCAACGACATCGCCTGAATGCCTGGCAGGGCCATGTCGATCCGCACCTGCTGCGACACTTGCTCGTGCGGGGTGGGCGAAGCGCACGCACCGGCATGATCGCTGCCGCGCTGGCCTATGCATTGGCCGTGCTGACACTGGCGGGGCCGAGCTGGCGACAGGGCGAACAGCCCTTGTGGCAAGCCCAGCGCCCACTGGTGCTGGTGCTGGACCTGTCCAGCCGGATCACTACGCCGGACCTGCCGCCGTCGCGCCTGTTGCAGGTGCGGGCCAAGCTCGCGCGCTTACTCGATGCGCGCGCGGGTAGCCCCGTGGCGCTGGTGGTGTATGCGGACGATGCGTTCACGGTCGCCCCGATGACCGACGACGCGGCCAATATCCGCCTGTATCTCGACGAGCTTTCGCCCGAGATCATGCCGGTGGACGGCCAGCGCGCCGATCGCGGCATCGCTTGGGCAACGCGCCTGCTGTCGCAAGCGGATTTCCACAACGGCGACATCCTCGTGCTGACCGACCGCGCGGGCGGTGAGGCCTCCACGGCGGCTTCCGCGGCGCGCGGGAAGGGATACACCGTGTCCGTACTCGGGCTGGGCACGCCGGCCGGCGCCGCCTATCGCGGGACCGATGGCACGATCGGCCATGCGGCGCTGGATGCGGGTTCCCTGCGTGCGCTGGCCGCTGCAGGGGGAGGGCGGTACGAACCGGCCTCGACCGACGACGGGGACTTCGCCGCGCTCGGTATCGCGGCGCCGGCACTGGACGCCGTGGGCGTGTCCACCGCGCCTGGCGGCGGCAAGGCGTGGCGCGACGAGGGCTACTGGCTGTTGATCCCGTTGATGGCGCTCGCGCTGTTGTGGTTCCGTCGTGGTGCGGTACTCGTGCTGGTGGGCGCGCTGTGGCTGCCGATGGCATCGCCTGCGCGTGCTGCCGGGGTCGATTGGTGGCAGCGCAGCGACCAGGCCACGCATGCGCAGTTGCAGCGAGGCGCTGACGCATACCGTCAAGGCGACTACGCTTCTGCGGAGCAGTCCTTCAACGGCATCGATACGGCCGAGGGTCAGTACAACCTGGGCAATGCGCTGGCGAAGCAGCAGCGTTACGACGATGCCGTGGCGGCTTACGACCGCGCACTGCGATTGCAGCCTGGCATGGCCGATGCGGTCGCCAATCGCAGTGCGGTCGACGCCGCGCGCAAACGGCCGCCTTCACCGGGAGACGGGCAGGGCAAGCCTGGGCAGCAGGGCAGTGGCGACCAGGCCTCCTCGGGCGCTAAGGGCGATGCATCGGACGGAAAGCAGGCAGGTCAGCGACAGAAGCCGTCGCCGCAAGACGCATCGACATCGCCCTCGGGCAAGCCCGGCCAGGCGCAGGCGGGCAAGGGCACGCCGCCGCAACGTACGCCGCCCAAGCCGTCGCCCGATCCCGCAGCACAGGCCGCCGCCGATGCGGCGCAACGCGAACGCATGCGCGCGGCGATGGGCGAGCGGGACGGACAGCGCGCTGAAAAGCCGTCGCAGAATGCGCCTGCCGTGCAGACCGAAACCGCGGAGCAGCGCGAGCGCAGGCAAGCGGTCGATGCATGGCTGAAGCGCGTGCCGGACGAGCCCGGTTCGCTGCTCAAGGCGAAGTTCCGGCTCGAACACGATCGCCGGCAGAAGGAAGGGCAATGA